A genomic region of Canis aureus isolate CA01 chromosome 16, VMU_Caureus_v.1.0, whole genome shotgun sequence contains the following coding sequences:
- the ERBB2 gene encoding receptor tyrosine-protein kinase erbB-2 isoform X2 yields the protein MELAAWCRWGLLLALLPSGAAGTQVCTGTDMKLRLPASPETHLDMLRHLYQGCQVVQGNLELTYLPANASLSFLQDIQEVQGYVLIAHSQVRQIPLQRLRIVRGTQLFEDNYALAVLDNGDPLEGGIPAPGAAPGGLRELQLRSLTEILKGGVLIQRSPQLCHQDTILWKDVFHKNNQLALTLIDTNRSRACPPCSPACKDAHCWGASSGDCQSLTRTVCAGGCARCKGPQPTDCCHEQCAAGCTGPKHSDCLACLHFNHSGICELHCPALVTYNTDTFESMPNPEGRYTFGASCVTSCPYNYLSTDVGSCTLVCPLNNQEVTAEDGTQRCEKCSKPCARVCYGLGMEHLREVRAVTSANIQEFAGCKKIFGSLAFLPESFEGDPASNTAPLQPEQLRVFEALEEITGYLYISAWPDSLPNLSVFQNLRVIRGRVLHDGAYSLTLQGLGISWLGLRSLRELGSGLALIHRNARLCFVHTVPWDQLFRNPHQALLHSANRPEEECVGEGLACYPLCAHGHCWGPGPTQCVNCSQFLRGQECVEECRVLQGLPREYVKDRYCLPCHSECQPQNGSVTCFGSEADQCVACAHYKDPPFCVARCPSGVKPDLSFMPIWKFADEEGTCQPCPINCTHSCADLDEKGCPAEQRASPVTSIIAAVVGILLAVVMGLVLGILIKRRRQKIRKYTMRRLLQETELVEPLTPSGAMPNQAQMRILKETELRKVKVLGSGAFGTVYKGIWIPDGENVKIPVAIKVLRENTSPKANKEILDEAYVMAGVGSPYVSRLLGICLTSTVQLVTQLMPYGCLLDHVREHRGRLGSQDLLNWCVQIAKGMSYLEDVRLVHRDLAARNVLVKSPNHVKITDFGLARLLDIDETEYHADGGKVPIKWMALESILRRRFTHQSDVWSYGVTVWELMTFGAKPYDGIPAREIPDLLEKGERLPQPPICTIDVYMIMVKCWMIDSECRPRFRELVAEFSRMARDPQRFVVIQNEDLGPASPLDSTFYRSLLEDDDMGDLVDAEEYLVPQQGFFCPEPTPGAGGTAHRRHRSSSTRSGGGELTLGLEPSEEEPPKSPLAPSEGAGSDVFDGDLGMGAAKGLQSLPSQDPSPLQRYSEDPTVPLPPETDGYVAPLTCSPQPEYVNQPEVWPQPPSPLEGPLPPSRPAGATLERPKTLSPKTLSPGKNGVVKDVFAFGSAVENPEYLAPRGRAAPQPHPPPAFSPAFDNLYYWDQDPSERGSPPSTFEGTPTAENPEYLGLDVPV from the exons TGTGCACCGGCACAGACATGAAGCTCCGGCTCCCGGCCAGTCCCGAGACCCACCTGGATATGCTCCGCCACCTGTACCAGGGCTGTCAAGTGGTACAGGGGAACCTGGAGCTCACTTACCTGCCTGCCAATGCCAGCCTGTCCTTCCTGCAG GATATCCAGGAGGTGCAGGGCTATGTGCTCATTGCTCACAGCCAAGTGAGGCAGATCCCACTGCAGAGGCTACGAATTGTGCGAGGCACCCAGCTCTTTGAGGACAACTACGCCCTGGCCGTGCTGGACAATGGAGACCCGCTGGAGGGTGGCATCCCTGCACCAGGGGCGGCCCCAGGAGGGCTGCGGGAGCTGCAGCTTCGAAGCCTCACAG AGATCCTGAAGGGAGGGGTCTTGATTCAGCGGAGCCCGCAGCTCTGCCACCAGGACACGATTTTATGGAAGGACGTCTTCCATAAGAACAACCAGCTGGCCCTCACGCTGATAGACACCAACCGCTCTCGGGCCT gCCCACCCTGTTCTCCAGCTTGTAAAGACGCCCACTGCTGGGGGGCCAGCTCCGGGGACTGTCAGAGCT TGACGCGGACTGTCTGTGCGGGGGGCTGTGCCCGCTGCAAGGGCCCACAACCCACCGACTGCTGCCACGAGCAGTGTGCTGCTGGCTGCACGGGCCCCAAGCACTCTGACTGCCTG GCCTGCCTTCACTTCAACCACAGTGGCATCTGTGAGCTGCACTGCCCAGCCCTGGTCACCTACAACACGGACACCTTCGAATCCATGCCCAACCCTGAGGGCCGATATACCTTCGgggccagctgtgtgacctcctgTCCCT ACAACTACCTGTCTACGGATGTGGGATCCTGCACTCTGGTCTGTCCCCTGAACAACCAAGAGGTGACGGCTGAGGATGGGACACAGCGGTGCGAGAAATGCAGCAAGCCCTGTGCCCGAG TGTGCTACGGTCTGGGCATGGAGCACCTGCGGGAGGTGAGAGCGGTCACCAGTGCGAACATCCAGGAGTTTGCCGGCTGCAAGAAGATCTTTGGAAGCCTGGCATTTTTGCCAGAGAGCTTTGAGGG GGACCCAGCCTCCAACACTGCCCCCCTACAGCCTGAGCAGCTCAGAGTGTTTGAGGCTCTGGAGGAGATCACAG GTTACCTGTACATCTCAGCGTGGCCAGACAGCCTGCCTAACCTCAGTGTCTTCCAGAACCTGCGAGTAATCCGGGGACGAGTTCTGCATGA TGGTGCCTACTCGCTGACCCTGCAAGGGCTGGGCATCAGCTGGCTGGGGCTGCGCTCGCTGCGGGAACTGGGCAGTGGGCTGGCCCTCATCCACCGCAACGCCCGCCTTTGCTTCGTGCACACGGTGCCCTGGGACCAGCTCTTCCGGAACCCCCACCAGGCCCTGCTCCATAGTGCCAACCGGCCAGAGGAGGAGTGCG TGGGCGAGGGCCTGGCCTGCTACCCGCTGTGCGCCCATGGGCACTGCTGGGGTCCAGGGCCCACCCAGTGCGTCAACTGCAGCCAATTCCTTCGGGGCCAGGAGTGCGTGGAGGAATGCCGAGTACTGCAGGG GCTGCCCCGAGAGTATGTGAAGGACAGGTACTGTCTGCCGTGCCACTCAGAGTGTCAGCCCCAGAATGGCTCAGTGACCTGCTTCGGATCG GAGGCTGACCAGTGTGTGGCCTGCGCCCACTACAAGGACCCTCCCTTCTGTGTGGCTCGCTGCCCCAGTGGTGTGAAACCTGACCTGTCCTTCATGCCCATCTGGAAGTTCGCAGATGAGGAGGGCACTTGCCAGCCGTGCCCCATCAACTGCACCCACTC CTGTGCGGACCTGGACGAGAAGGGCTGTCCCGCCGAGCagagagccag ccctgtgaCATCCATCATTGCCGCTGTGGTGGGCATTCTGCTGGCTGTGGTCATGGGGCTGGTCCTCGGCATCCTGATCAAGCGAAGGCGGCAGAAGATCCGGAAGTACACTATGCGGAGGCTGCTGCAGGAAACCGAG CTGGTGGAGCCGCTGACGCCTAGTGGAGCGATGCCCAACCAGGCTCAGATGCGGATCCTGAAAGAGACAGAGCTGAGGAAGGTGAAGGTGCTTGGATCCGGAGCTTTTGGCACAGTCTACAAG GGCATCTGGATCCCTGATGGGGAAAATGTGAAAATCCCAGTGGCCATCAAAGTGTTGAGGGAAAACACATCTCCCAAAGCCAACAAAGAAATCTTGGAC GAAGCATATGTGATGGCTGGAGTGGGCTCCCCGTATGTGTCCCGCCTCCTGGGCATCTGCCTGACATCCACGGTGCAGCTGGTGACACAGCTTATGCCCTACGGCTGCCTCTTAGACCATGTCCGAGAACACCGTGGGCGCCTGGGCTCCCAGGACTTGCTGAACTGGTGTGTGCAGATTGCCAAG GGGATGAGCTACTTGGAGGATGTCCGGCTGGTGCACAGGGACCTGGCTGCCCGGAATGTGCTGGTCAAGAGTCCCAACCATGTCAAGATTACAGATTTCGGGCTGGCTCGGTTGCTGGACATCGACGAGACAGAGTACCATGCGGATGGGGGCAAG GTGCCCATCAAGTGGATGGCGCTGGAGTCCATTCTCCGCCGGCGGTTCACCCACCAGAGTGATGTGTGGAGCTATG GTGTGACTGTGTGGGAACTGATGACTTTTGGGGCCAAACCTTACGATGGGATCCCAGCCCGGGAGATCCCTGACCTGCTGGAGAAGGGGGAACGGCTGCCCCAGCCCCCCATCTGCACCATTGATGTCTACATGATCATGGTCAAGT gctgGATGATAGACTCTGAATGCCGACCCCGGTTCCGGGAGTTGGTGGCCGAATTCTCACGTATGGCCAGGGACCCCCAGCGCTTTGTGGTCATTCAG AATGAAGACTTGGGCCCCGCCAGCCCCTTGGACAGCACCTTCTACCGTTCACTACTGGAAGATGATGACATGGGGGACCTGGTGGATGCTGAGGAGTACCTGGTACCCCAGCAGGGTTTCTTCTGCCCAGAACCtaccccaggggctgggggcactgCCCACCGACGGCACCGCAGCTCATCCACCAGG AGTGGCGGTGGTGAGCTGACTCTAGGACTGGAGCCCTCCGAGGAGGAGCCCCCCAAGTCTCCACTGGCACCCTCAGAGGGCGCTGGCTCTGACGTGTTTGATGGTGACTTGGGAATGGGGGCAGCCAAGGGGCTGCAGAGCCTTCCCTCACAGGACCCCAGCCCTCTCCAGCGGTACAGTGAGGACCCTACGGTACCCTTGCCCCCTGAGACTGATGGCTACGTCGCCCCCCTGACCTGCAGCCCCCAGCCTG AATATGTGAACCAGCCAGAAGTTTGGCCACAGCCCCCCTCGCCCCTAGAAggccctctgcctccttcccgaCCGGCTGGTGCCACTCTGGAAAGGCCCAAGACTCTGTCCCCCAAGACTCTCTCCCCTGGCAAGAATGGGGTTGTCAAAGACGTTTTTGCCTTTGGGAGTGCTGTGGAGAATCCGGAGTACCTGGCACCCCGGGGCAGAGCTGCCCCTCAGCCCCACCCTCCTccagccttcagcccagcctTTGACAACCTGTATTACTGGGACCAGGATCCATCAGAGCGGGGCTCTCCACCCAGCACCTTTGAAGGGACCCCTACAGCAGAGAACCCGGAGTACCTGGGGCTGGACGTGCCAGTGTGA
- the ERBB2 gene encoding receptor tyrosine-protein kinase erbB-2 isoform X1 gives MELAAWCRWGLLLALLPSGAAGTQVCTGTDMKLRLPASPETHLDMLRHLYQGCQVVQGNLELTYLPANASLSFLQDIQEVQGYVLIAHSQVRQIPLQRLRIVRGTQLFEDNYALAVLDNGDPLEGGIPAPGAAPGGLRELQLRSLTEILKGGVLIQRSPQLCHQDTILWKDVFHKNNQLALTLIDTNRSRACPPCSPACKDAHCWGASSGDCQSLTRTVCAGGCARCKGPQPTDCCHEQCAAGCTGPKHSDCLACLHFNHSGICELHCPALVTYNTDTFESMPNPEGRYTFGASCVTSCPYNYLSTDVGSCTLVCPLNNQEVTAEDGTQRCEKCSKPCARVCYGLGMEHLREVRAVTSANIQEFAGCKKIFGSLAFLPESFEGDPASNTAPLQPEQLRVFEALEEITGYLYISAWPDSLPNLSVFQNLRVIRGRVLHDGAYSLTLQGLGISWLGLRSLRELGSGLALIHRNARLCFVHTVPWDQLFRNPHQALLHSANRPEEECVGEGLACYPLCAHGHCWGPGPTQCVNCSQFLRGQECVEECRVLQGLPREYVKDRYCLPCHSECQPQNGSVTCFGSEADQCVACAHYKDPPFCVARCPSGVKPDLSFMPIWKFADEEGTCQPCPINCTHSCADLDEKGCPAEQRASPVTSIIAAVVGILLAVVMGLVLGILIKRRRQKIRKYTMRRLLQETELVEPLTPSGAMPNQAQMRILKETELRKVKVLGSGAFGTVYKGIWIPDGENVKIPVAIKVLRENTSPKANKEILDEAYVMAGVGSPYVSRLLGICLTSTVQLVTQLMPYGCLLDHVREHRGRLGSQDLLNWCVQIAKGMSYLEDVRLVHRDLAARNVLVKSPNHVKITDFGLARLLDIDETEYHADGGKVPIKWMALESILRRRFTHQSDVWSYGVTVWELMTFGAKPYDGIPAREIPDLLEKGERLPQPPICTIDVYMIMVKCWMIDSECRPRFRELVAEFSRMARDPQRFVVIQNEDLGPASPLDSTFYRSLLEDDDMGDLVDAEEYLVPQQGFFCPEPTPGAGGTAHRRHRSSSTRVSVLCHTESGGGELTLGLEPSEEEPPKSPLAPSEGAGSDVFDGDLGMGAAKGLQSLPSQDPSPLQRYSEDPTVPLPPETDGYVAPLTCSPQPEYVNQPEVWPQPPSPLEGPLPPSRPAGATLERPKTLSPKTLSPGKNGVVKDVFAFGSAVENPEYLAPRGRAAPQPHPPPAFSPAFDNLYYWDQDPSERGSPPSTFEGTPTAENPEYLGLDVPV, from the exons TGTGCACCGGCACAGACATGAAGCTCCGGCTCCCGGCCAGTCCCGAGACCCACCTGGATATGCTCCGCCACCTGTACCAGGGCTGTCAAGTGGTACAGGGGAACCTGGAGCTCACTTACCTGCCTGCCAATGCCAGCCTGTCCTTCCTGCAG GATATCCAGGAGGTGCAGGGCTATGTGCTCATTGCTCACAGCCAAGTGAGGCAGATCCCACTGCAGAGGCTACGAATTGTGCGAGGCACCCAGCTCTTTGAGGACAACTACGCCCTGGCCGTGCTGGACAATGGAGACCCGCTGGAGGGTGGCATCCCTGCACCAGGGGCGGCCCCAGGAGGGCTGCGGGAGCTGCAGCTTCGAAGCCTCACAG AGATCCTGAAGGGAGGGGTCTTGATTCAGCGGAGCCCGCAGCTCTGCCACCAGGACACGATTTTATGGAAGGACGTCTTCCATAAGAACAACCAGCTGGCCCTCACGCTGATAGACACCAACCGCTCTCGGGCCT gCCCACCCTGTTCTCCAGCTTGTAAAGACGCCCACTGCTGGGGGGCCAGCTCCGGGGACTGTCAGAGCT TGACGCGGACTGTCTGTGCGGGGGGCTGTGCCCGCTGCAAGGGCCCACAACCCACCGACTGCTGCCACGAGCAGTGTGCTGCTGGCTGCACGGGCCCCAAGCACTCTGACTGCCTG GCCTGCCTTCACTTCAACCACAGTGGCATCTGTGAGCTGCACTGCCCAGCCCTGGTCACCTACAACACGGACACCTTCGAATCCATGCCCAACCCTGAGGGCCGATATACCTTCGgggccagctgtgtgacctcctgTCCCT ACAACTACCTGTCTACGGATGTGGGATCCTGCACTCTGGTCTGTCCCCTGAACAACCAAGAGGTGACGGCTGAGGATGGGACACAGCGGTGCGAGAAATGCAGCAAGCCCTGTGCCCGAG TGTGCTACGGTCTGGGCATGGAGCACCTGCGGGAGGTGAGAGCGGTCACCAGTGCGAACATCCAGGAGTTTGCCGGCTGCAAGAAGATCTTTGGAAGCCTGGCATTTTTGCCAGAGAGCTTTGAGGG GGACCCAGCCTCCAACACTGCCCCCCTACAGCCTGAGCAGCTCAGAGTGTTTGAGGCTCTGGAGGAGATCACAG GTTACCTGTACATCTCAGCGTGGCCAGACAGCCTGCCTAACCTCAGTGTCTTCCAGAACCTGCGAGTAATCCGGGGACGAGTTCTGCATGA TGGTGCCTACTCGCTGACCCTGCAAGGGCTGGGCATCAGCTGGCTGGGGCTGCGCTCGCTGCGGGAACTGGGCAGTGGGCTGGCCCTCATCCACCGCAACGCCCGCCTTTGCTTCGTGCACACGGTGCCCTGGGACCAGCTCTTCCGGAACCCCCACCAGGCCCTGCTCCATAGTGCCAACCGGCCAGAGGAGGAGTGCG TGGGCGAGGGCCTGGCCTGCTACCCGCTGTGCGCCCATGGGCACTGCTGGGGTCCAGGGCCCACCCAGTGCGTCAACTGCAGCCAATTCCTTCGGGGCCAGGAGTGCGTGGAGGAATGCCGAGTACTGCAGGG GCTGCCCCGAGAGTATGTGAAGGACAGGTACTGTCTGCCGTGCCACTCAGAGTGTCAGCCCCAGAATGGCTCAGTGACCTGCTTCGGATCG GAGGCTGACCAGTGTGTGGCCTGCGCCCACTACAAGGACCCTCCCTTCTGTGTGGCTCGCTGCCCCAGTGGTGTGAAACCTGACCTGTCCTTCATGCCCATCTGGAAGTTCGCAGATGAGGAGGGCACTTGCCAGCCGTGCCCCATCAACTGCACCCACTC CTGTGCGGACCTGGACGAGAAGGGCTGTCCCGCCGAGCagagagccag ccctgtgaCATCCATCATTGCCGCTGTGGTGGGCATTCTGCTGGCTGTGGTCATGGGGCTGGTCCTCGGCATCCTGATCAAGCGAAGGCGGCAGAAGATCCGGAAGTACACTATGCGGAGGCTGCTGCAGGAAACCGAG CTGGTGGAGCCGCTGACGCCTAGTGGAGCGATGCCCAACCAGGCTCAGATGCGGATCCTGAAAGAGACAGAGCTGAGGAAGGTGAAGGTGCTTGGATCCGGAGCTTTTGGCACAGTCTACAAG GGCATCTGGATCCCTGATGGGGAAAATGTGAAAATCCCAGTGGCCATCAAAGTGTTGAGGGAAAACACATCTCCCAAAGCCAACAAAGAAATCTTGGAC GAAGCATATGTGATGGCTGGAGTGGGCTCCCCGTATGTGTCCCGCCTCCTGGGCATCTGCCTGACATCCACGGTGCAGCTGGTGACACAGCTTATGCCCTACGGCTGCCTCTTAGACCATGTCCGAGAACACCGTGGGCGCCTGGGCTCCCAGGACTTGCTGAACTGGTGTGTGCAGATTGCCAAG GGGATGAGCTACTTGGAGGATGTCCGGCTGGTGCACAGGGACCTGGCTGCCCGGAATGTGCTGGTCAAGAGTCCCAACCATGTCAAGATTACAGATTTCGGGCTGGCTCGGTTGCTGGACATCGACGAGACAGAGTACCATGCGGATGGGGGCAAG GTGCCCATCAAGTGGATGGCGCTGGAGTCCATTCTCCGCCGGCGGTTCACCCACCAGAGTGATGTGTGGAGCTATG GTGTGACTGTGTGGGAACTGATGACTTTTGGGGCCAAACCTTACGATGGGATCCCAGCCCGGGAGATCCCTGACCTGCTGGAGAAGGGGGAACGGCTGCCCCAGCCCCCCATCTGCACCATTGATGTCTACATGATCATGGTCAAGT gctgGATGATAGACTCTGAATGCCGACCCCGGTTCCGGGAGTTGGTGGCCGAATTCTCACGTATGGCCAGGGACCCCCAGCGCTTTGTGGTCATTCAG AATGAAGACTTGGGCCCCGCCAGCCCCTTGGACAGCACCTTCTACCGTTCACTACTGGAAGATGATGACATGGGGGACCTGGTGGATGCTGAGGAGTACCTGGTACCCCAGCAGGGTTTCTTCTGCCCAGAACCtaccccaggggctgggggcactgCCCACCGACGGCACCGCAGCTCATCCACCAGGGTCAGTGTCCTCTGTCACACTGAG AGTGGCGGTGGTGAGCTGACTCTAGGACTGGAGCCCTCCGAGGAGGAGCCCCCCAAGTCTCCACTGGCACCCTCAGAGGGCGCTGGCTCTGACGTGTTTGATGGTGACTTGGGAATGGGGGCAGCCAAGGGGCTGCAGAGCCTTCCCTCACAGGACCCCAGCCCTCTCCAGCGGTACAGTGAGGACCCTACGGTACCCTTGCCCCCTGAGACTGATGGCTACGTCGCCCCCCTGACCTGCAGCCCCCAGCCTG AATATGTGAACCAGCCAGAAGTTTGGCCACAGCCCCCCTCGCCCCTAGAAggccctctgcctccttcccgaCCGGCTGGTGCCACTCTGGAAAGGCCCAAGACTCTGTCCCCCAAGACTCTCTCCCCTGGCAAGAATGGGGTTGTCAAAGACGTTTTTGCCTTTGGGAGTGCTGTGGAGAATCCGGAGTACCTGGCACCCCGGGGCAGAGCTGCCCCTCAGCCCCACCCTCCTccagccttcagcccagcctTTGACAACCTGTATTACTGGGACCAGGATCCATCAGAGCGGGGCTCTCCACCCAGCACCTTTGAAGGGACCCCTACAGCAGAGAACCCGGAGTACCTGGGGCTGGACGTGCCAGTGTGA